The sequence TGGGCGTCCGCTCGACTTCCACACACCGAGCAACCCCATGGCGATCGCGCAGCCACGTCGTAGGTTCCCGCATGACCTTATCGCAAAGCTCGTCCGGCTCAGCGCGTTCGCCTTCCAGCCGCATGATTTCATCGAGCGGCTTTCCGAGCGCCTCGATCCCGTGCCAGCCGGTGAGCCGCTCGGCCTCGTCGTTCATCAGTCGCACGTACTCGTCACGATCGACCGCAATGACTGCATCGGCGACGCTTTGTATGGTCGCCGCAAGCCAAGCTTCGCTTTCCGAAAGTCGGCGCATGACGCGATGGCGGAAAAGCGCCATTTCGAGAGCAATCTTGAGCTCTCGCTCTTTGAAGGGTTTTAAGACATAACCATAAGGCTCCGTGCTCTCGGCACGCCGGACGGTGGGTTCGTCCCCAAATGCCGTCAGGTAAACAATCGGCACGTCGAGGTGCTCATGAATACGTGCGGCCGCTTCGATCCCGTCGATATCGCCCTTGAGCTTGATATCCATGAGCACGAGGGCGGGCTTCAGCTCGAGCGCTTTCTTGATGGCGTCGCTCCCGGTCGCCAACGTCGCGGGGACGTGATACCCGAGCTGCTCCAGCCGCTCCTGAAGATCGAGCGCCACGATTTGCTCGTCTTCCACCACGAGAACCGAATACTTTTCTTCGCGCGAGAGCATCATCATCCACTTCACCTTCGCAGAAACGCACCCAAATCCAGCGCCTCCGAATGCTCGCGCAACTTCTGCAATGCCCTCGATTCAATCTGTCGCACACGTTCGCGGCTGAGCGAATTCGACCGGCCGATTTCTTCGAGCGTCAACACATCGCCTCCCCCAAATCCAAATCGCAATCGCAGAATCTCCTGCTCGCGCGGCGTCAGCGTCTCGAGCAAACCTCGTGCTCGCTCCAGCAGTTGATGCTGGTCGAGCCTTTGGTCGGGCGCTGCGCCTTGCCCTTCCAGCATGTCCACGTAATTGCTGTCCCCGCTATCCCCAATCGGCGCGTCCAGGCTCAACGTCGGCGCTGATGCAACACGCACCGCATTCACCTTGTCGAGCGACAGGCCGCTGCGTTCGGCAATCTCCTCCATCGACGGCTCACGAGCATTCTCCTGCGCGAGCGCTTTGCGTGCGCTCGCCACACGGCGCCGGGTATTCGCAATGTGCCCAGGTACTTTGATGGCCTTGCCGTGGTAGAGCACGTGCCTATCGAGCGCCTGCCGAATCCACCACGCTGCATACGTCATGAACCGATGACCCCGGCGGTAATCGAATTTTTCCGCTGCGCGCATCAGTCCAAGATTGCCATCCTGCACCAAATCGAGCAGCGGTACCCCGCGACCCAGGTAATCGCGTGCCGTCGCCACCACCAGCCGCAAGTTCGCCGTCACCAATTCATCCCGAGCCCGCGCAATCGTGCGTCGCGCTTTCACCAGCTTCGCCCGCGTATTCTCGATCGACGCCCGCTCGTCACCCTCCGCTCGTTCAGCCGCTTCGCGCAGTGCACGCTCGATTCTGTCATTCACCGCCGGCGTCATCCGCACCTCTGCAAACCCCGTGGCAAGATCCGACAGCCCGCTCGTCGCCGCCGATTCGCCCGCCTCCGCGGCCGACGCACGCAATGCAGCCAAAAGCCGCATGAGCCGTGCAGAGATCGCATGCTCGGCCGCATTGTCGTCGTCTTGCAGCAGCGTATCCACCTTCATCCGGCCCAATCGCAGATCCTCCTCGATTGCACCGAGCTCACGCAGCGCCACCGGCGACTCGATCCACGCCTCGGCCATCTCGCGCTCGGCTGCTTCGATGCGCTTACCGATCTCCACTTCGCCTTCGCGCGTGAGCGGCCTGCAGTGCGACAATGCCTGCATGTACATTTCCGTCGCGTCGTGCGCGGCCCGGTTTGGCGCGGCAATCTTTGCTGGACGTGGGCTCGTCGTCGCGCGTGGGCTCGTGCGTTTGGCTCTCCGAACCACGGCGCGCACCGGTTTGCCCGGGTGCTCGTCGCGCGCGGATGCCGTTTCGGATTGTATTTCGTGTGTAATAAACGTTTCGTTCAGCATTTCCCTCGTCGTCGAGTCATCCACTCGGAGCATTTGTTGAATTTCGGGCTGAGCACGTTAATCACGCATGCGCGTCGTGGAAGGGGTCGCAATGTATCATTTCGTCACGTCCCGGTAAAACGTTTGTTGCGGTCGAGGTTGCTCGAATGGGCGTGCTGGAGTGTAATAGGTGCGGCCAATGCTCCGTTCGAGCGCCGGGGCGGCACGGGGAATGCTTCGCGCCGGGACATCAACCATTATGTCGACGGAGGAGGCCAATGCGCGTAGGTGACGTCATGACGCAGGCGGTGGAGACGACGACGCCGAGCACGACATTGCAGGCGGCGGCACTCAAGATGCGGGAGACGGCCGTTGGCATGCTGCCCGTCATCGAAGGCGGCCGACCCATCGGCGTCGTCACGGATCGGGATATCACCGTCCGAGCGACCGCGAACGGTATGGACCCACAGTTGAGCACCGTGGCCGAAGCGATGACTCGCTCCGTTCATTCGTGCCGCGACGATGATTCTCTCGAGGATGCCGCAAGGAAAATGCAGATGGCAACGATTCGCCGCCTCATCGTATTGAACGAAGCGGGGGTCATGGTCGGAGTCGTTGCATTGGATGACCTGCTCGCTTTGCCCAAGGAGGAGCAGGTCGTGGCCGATTTGGAGGATTCCATTTCGGCAGCGGAAATCCGCAGAATCGCGTAATCCGAGGCCGTTCGGGTGGACGGCTCAGTTGGGTATGCAGACCAGGCCCAGCAAATTCGACGCGCCGACGGAGCCGACGACCGTCGCTGCCCCCGTCGTTCGGTTCAGCGTCGTCAATACGTCGGTCCCCGTATCGATCAAATACATCACGTCGTTCGCTGCATCGAACGCCAGCGACTGCGGGCTCGTCAGACCCGCTCCGAGCGGGCCCAGCAACGTCACCGCGCCCGTCGCGCGGTTGACGACGTAAGCCGAGTCCGTATTTGTATCGGTTAGATACATGATGTTTGCGTTGCTATCATAACCAATGTTGCTGAACCCCGTGAGAGTGCTGGTTCCCACGAGCGTCGCCGCGCCCGTCGTCGTGTTGATCGTGTAAAGACCATTGTTATGGTACGACAACCCATAGAGCGTGCCCGTCGAGGTATCCCATTCGAGCCCGTGCATCACGATCGCGCTATCCCCATAGGGTCCAATCACGGTGACGGCGCCGGTCGTGAGGTCCAGCTCGGCGAGCAAATCGAGGCTCGTCGAGCTCACGTACACTTGGTTCGTATCCGGCCGATAAGTGAGGCCCCCGGTGGTTCCCGCTGCCGATCCTGCCGTGGCCAGGACTGTCCTTGCCCCCGTTGTCTTGTCAATCATCGAGATGATCCGATTGGACTCGATCCCGTATAGCGTACACCCGCTCGATAGGGTGCACGTCACGCCATCGCCCACATACCCGCTGTTGCATGCGCACGTGAACGATCCAGCCGTATTCGAGCACGTCGCGTTGACATCGCAATTGTCCGTGCCGAGGGCGCATTCGTCGTCATCCGCGCAGGTGACGCCATCGCCCGAATAGCCGCCATTGCACGCGCACATGAACGAACCAGGCGTATTCGAACACGTCGCGTTTGCATCGCAATTGTCCGTGCCCGCAGTGCATTCGTCGTTGTCATTGCACATCACGCCATTGCCGGAATACCCGCTGTTGCACGCGCACGTGAACGACCCGAGCGTATTCGTGCACATCGCATTTGCATCGCAATTGTCCGTGCCGAGGGCGCATTCGTCGTCATCCGCGCAGGTGACGCCATCGCCCGAATACCCGCTGTTGCACGCGCACATGAACGAACCGGGCGTATTCGAGCACGTCGCGTTCGCATCGCAATTGTCCGTGCCCATCGCGCATTCGTCGTTGTCGTTGCACGTGATGCCATTGCCCGTAAACCCGGCATTGCACGCGCAGGTGAATGATCCAATCGTATTCGTGCACGTCGCGTTTGCATTGCAATTGTCCGTGCCCAGCACGCATTCGTCCACGTCGCTGCACATGACGCCGTCCCCGGAATAGCCAACGTTGCATGTGCACATGAACGACCCTGGCGTATTGACGCACGTCGCATTCATGTCGCAGTTGTCCAGGTTCGCAGCGCATTCGTCAATTTCGGAGCACATCACCCCGTCGCCCGAAAAGCCCGCGTTGCACGCGCACGTGAACGAGCCTTCCGTATTCGTGCACGTCGCATTCGCATCGCAGTTGTCGACGTTCGCCGTGCATTCGTCGACGTCGGCGCACGTCGCGCCGTTGCCCAGCCATCCCGTGTTGCACGTGCACGTGAACGACCCATCCGTATCCGCGCACGTCGCATTCGCGTCGCAGTTGTTCGTCCCGTCCGCGCATTCGTCCACGTTCGTGCACGTCACGCCATCGCCCGCATATCCGCTGTTGCACGCGCACGCAAACGACCCATCCGAATCGGTGCACGTCGCATTCGCGTCGCAGTTGTTCGTCCCGTCCGCGCATTCATCCGCATTCGTACACGTCACCCCGTCGCCCGTGTACCCAACATTGCACGCGCAAGAAAACGTGCCCGGTTCGTTCGTGCACGTAGCATTCGCGCCACAATTGCTCGCTCCCGTCGCGCATTCGTCGACGTCGCTGCACGCCATCGACGTGTCCGAGCATGTATACCCCGGCTCCACCGTGCACGTGTCCGAACATCCATCACCCGCTGTCGTATTGCCGTCGTCGCACGCTTCGCTGCCCCCGAGCGCGCCATCACCGCACACGTTTTTCGCATCCGGATCCACTTGCGACGTGCCGTCGCACCCCATCCCGCCCGCTCCCAAAACGCCAAGCAAAATCGCTGCAGTCAAGCCTATTTTTCGGTATCGCATCGCCAAAGCCCTCGGTGTTTACAAAGTATGTTCTGGACTATCCGGCGCATGTTCGACCAAGCG is a genomic window of Polyangiaceae bacterium containing:
- a CDS encoding sigma-70 family RNA polymerase sigma factor gives rise to the protein MLNETFITHEIQSETASARDEHPGKPVRAVVRRAKRTSPRATTSPRPAKIAAPNRAAHDATEMYMQALSHCRPLTREGEVEIGKRIEAAEREMAEAWIESPVALRELGAIEEDLRLGRMKVDTLLQDDDNAAEHAISARLMRLLAALRASAAEAGESAATSGLSDLATGFAEVRMTPAVNDRIERALREAAERAEGDERASIENTRAKLVKARRTIARARDELVTANLRLVVATARDYLGRGVPLLDLVQDGNLGLMRAAEKFDYRRGHRFMTYAAWWIRQALDRHVLYHGKAIKVPGHIANTRRRVASARKALAQENAREPSMEEIAERSGLSLDKVNAVRVASAPTLSLDAPIGDSGDSNYVDMLEGQGAAPDQRLDQHQLLERARGLLETLTPREQEILRLRFGFGGGDVLTLEEIGRSNSLSRERVRQIESRALQKLREHSEALDLGAFLRR
- a CDS encoding CBS domain-containing protein, with amino-acid sequence MRVGDVMTQAVETTTPSTTLQAAALKMRETAVGMLPVIEGGRPIGVVTDRDITVRATANGMDPQLSTVAEAMTRSVHSCRDDDSLEDAARKMQMATIRRLIVLNEAGVMVGVVALDDLLALPKEEQVVADLEDSISAAEIRRIA